The following proteins come from a genomic window of Pelagicoccus albus:
- a CDS encoding DUF1801 domain-containing protein — MDSKPITNQKVATFFDALPSDIRTRLEEIWELILAVGSRIDPILKVEETLKWGEPSYATIAGSPVRLGWKTKDAELFAVLFHCQSKLVSTFRTLYPNTFRFEGNRAIVFHKDDPLPTAELEKCLELALSYHKVKNMPLLGCDQA; from the coding sequence ATGGATTCGAAGCCAATCACGAACCAGAAGGTCGCAACCTTCTTCGACGCCCTGCCCTCCGACATCCGAACGCGGCTTGAGGAAATTTGGGAGTTGATCCTAGCCGTCGGAAGCCGAATCGATCCGATCTTGAAAGTCGAAGAAACGCTCAAATGGGGAGAGCCTAGCTACGCGACAATCGCAGGCAGTCCGGTTCGTCTGGGCTGGAAGACGAAAGACGCGGAGCTCTTTGCGGTCCTATTCCATTGCCAAAGCAAGCTGGTTAGCACCTTCAGGACACTGTATCCAAATACCTTTCGTTTCGAGGGGAACCGGGCCATTGTTTTTCACAAAGACGATCCACTGCCCACTGCGGAGCTTGAGAAGTGCCTCGAACTGGCCCTGAGCTACCATAAAGTTAAAAACATGCCGCTGCTCGGTTGTGACCAAGCTTAA
- a CDS encoding endonuclease/exonuclease/phosphatase family protein, translated as MTTWNLKWFPGGMNQTDKSAMQEHIGLVADTLRDLDPDILLVQEVKSQESLDMLAEEMGTGLKVIAVSRFPASYSEDPDGIDDQQVGILAKMPAVATATREFERDGLVDAPRGFVFAAFETEGELLGVYSVHLKSNRGEAAVNFRKRESSARAIVGHAEGVAIGSEDNWRVPDALIIGGDFNTEVPGDVEVRAAEKTMQQLALYGFENAYGDLPLEKRITIPASGRYPATTFDHILYRGIEKAGSVRIQEVEWERSDHYPVTVAFEL; from the coding sequence GTGACGACTTGGAACCTGAAGTGGTTTCCCGGCGGAATGAACCAGACCGATAAATCCGCCATGCAGGAGCACATCGGTTTGGTGGCGGATACGCTGCGTGACCTGGACCCCGACATCCTGCTCGTGCAGGAAGTGAAAAGCCAAGAAAGTCTCGATATGCTGGCGGAAGAAATGGGCACAGGACTGAAGGTGATCGCTGTGAGCCGATTCCCGGCTTCCTATTCCGAGGATCCCGACGGGATTGATGACCAGCAGGTCGGCATCCTCGCCAAAATGCCTGCCGTGGCCACCGCGACGCGTGAGTTCGAACGCGACGGCTTAGTCGACGCTCCGAGAGGCTTCGTTTTTGCCGCCTTCGAAACAGAAGGTGAATTGCTAGGCGTTTATTCGGTTCACCTCAAAAGCAACCGCGGTGAAGCGGCGGTCAATTTCCGCAAACGCGAAAGTTCAGCCAGAGCCATCGTTGGCCATGCGGAGGGAGTCGCCATCGGAAGTGAAGATAATTGGAGAGTGCCAGATGCGTTGATTATCGGGGGGGATTTTAATACAGAAGTTCCCGGAGATGTAGAGGTCCGAGCTGCGGAGAAAACGATGCAACAGCTGGCTCTTTATGGTTTTGAAAACGCCTACGGCGATCTGCCCTTGGAAAAGCGAATCACGATTCCCGCGAGTGGTAGGTATCCCGCCACTACATTCGACCACATACTGTATCGCGGAATTGAGAAAGCCGGATCGGTTCGAATCCAGGAAGTCGAATGGGAGCGATCGGACCATTATCCGGTTACGGTTGCGTTTGAGCTCTAG
- the galA gene encoding beta-galactosidase GalA: MRNLLQVFVGFLLLASTALAERETLSMDFGWRFHLGDIEMPVPQSHHETYLSTKAGNALGPASPDWDDSDWRVLSVPHDWAVEGPFDPQANVSQGYRPRGIAWYRRSFQLSEEDIGKNIELQFDGIASHCTVWINGTLAHRNFSGYSSFQIDMTPFALYGEELNTVSIRVDASVMEGWWYEGAGIYRHTWLVKRDPVHIETDGVYANPIRKENGKWTIPVEVEVFNSGELDAEIEIATTVFDVTGRSVASGKTKAAPKALEQITGKYEIPVSKPKLWSVEEPNLYTVRTQLIRSGEVVDQVETQCGFRTIRFDAKEGFFLNDEPVKIKGICNHQDHAGLGVAIPDAMWAFRLGKLKEMGANAYRCTHAAPTKEFLEECDRIGMLVMDENRHFNSTPEYIRQLRGLVRRDRNHPSVILWSVFNEEPMQAERTGYEMVRRMAAEVKSLDSTRPVTAAMSDGFFSEINVSAAVDVMGFNYSQDKYDKFHALHPELPLISSEDTSAFEMRGEYETDTERNLISSYDTQAAYWGNTHRESWKMINERPFIAGGFVWTGFDYHGEPQPHVWPSIGSVFGCLDMCGFPKTGFYIRQSQWLEGEHVLEIAPHWNWQGREGEAIEVLGISNAEELELILNGKSLGRKTVDPYELVSWSVAYEPGELLAIAYCQGREVARKTVKTTGPASQIELSSDRASLSGDGVDTLPITVAALDDTGLFVPTANQRVEFSIEGPGKIIGLGNGDINSHEPEKGRRRSLYNGLAQVIVQTDPSSSGAITVTAYSNGLIAGKFSIPVEQVEQPARVAIPESSDVK, translated from the coding sequence ATGCGGAATTTGCTACAGGTATTTGTCGGCTTTCTTTTGCTCGCTAGTACCGCTCTAGCGGAGCGCGAAACCTTGTCCATGGATTTCGGTTGGCGGTTCCATCTGGGCGATATTGAAATGCCGGTTCCGCAGTCTCATCACGAGACCTATTTGAGCACCAAGGCAGGAAATGCCCTCGGCCCCGCTTCTCCGGATTGGGACGATTCGGACTGGCGGGTTTTATCCGTGCCGCACGATTGGGCAGTCGAAGGGCCCTTCGATCCTCAAGCCAATGTGTCACAAGGCTATCGTCCACGGGGCATCGCTTGGTATCGACGCTCCTTCCAATTGTCGGAAGAGGATATTGGCAAAAATATCGAACTCCAGTTCGATGGAATCGCCTCGCATTGCACTGTCTGGATTAATGGGACTTTGGCGCATCGTAATTTCAGCGGCTATTCGTCCTTCCAGATCGATATGACGCCTTTCGCCCTGTATGGTGAAGAACTGAATACCGTTTCGATTCGAGTAGACGCTTCCGTGATGGAGGGCTGGTGGTACGAAGGCGCAGGGATCTACCGGCACACTTGGCTGGTAAAGCGTGACCCTGTGCATATCGAAACCGATGGCGTTTACGCTAATCCTATCCGTAAGGAAAACGGAAAGTGGACCATCCCGGTAGAAGTAGAGGTATTCAATAGCGGCGAGCTCGATGCGGAGATCGAAATTGCCACCACCGTTTTCGACGTGACTGGCCGGAGCGTAGCGAGCGGCAAAACCAAAGCTGCCCCGAAAGCCCTCGAACAAATTACGGGCAAATACGAAATCCCTGTTTCCAAGCCTAAACTATGGTCGGTAGAGGAGCCGAATCTCTACACTGTCAGGACTCAGTTGATACGAAGCGGCGAGGTCGTTGACCAAGTCGAAACCCAGTGCGGATTCCGGACCATTCGCTTCGATGCGAAGGAAGGCTTTTTCCTGAATGACGAGCCCGTAAAGATCAAAGGGATCTGCAACCATCAGGATCACGCGGGCTTGGGTGTGGCCATTCCTGACGCCATGTGGGCGTTTCGTTTGGGTAAGCTCAAGGAGATGGGAGCCAATGCCTACCGCTGTACCCATGCCGCTCCGACCAAGGAGTTTTTGGAAGAATGCGACCGCATCGGAATGTTGGTGATGGATGAAAACCGGCATTTCAATTCCACGCCGGAGTACATTCGCCAGCTCCGTGGACTCGTTCGCCGCGATAGGAACCACCCCAGCGTGATTCTCTGGTCAGTCTTTAACGAAGAGCCGATGCAAGCCGAACGCACCGGCTACGAAATGGTGCGACGCATGGCAGCAGAAGTGAAGTCGCTTGACAGTACCCGTCCCGTTACGGCCGCCATGAGCGACGGTTTCTTTAGCGAGATCAATGTCTCGGCCGCTGTAGACGTCATGGGATTCAACTACAGCCAGGACAAGTACGACAAATTTCACGCCTTGCACCCAGAGCTACCGCTCATCTCTTCGGAGGATACGTCCGCCTTTGAAATGCGTGGCGAATACGAGACGGACACGGAGCGGAATTTAATTTCATCTTACGACACACAAGCGGCGTATTGGGGAAACACCCATCGCGAATCCTGGAAGATGATCAACGAGCGTCCCTTTATCGCCGGAGGTTTCGTCTGGACTGGCTTTGATTATCACGGTGAACCGCAGCCTCATGTGTGGCCATCCATCGGCTCCGTATTCGGATGCTTGGACATGTGTGGATTTCCGAAAACCGGTTTCTATATCCGCCAATCCCAATGGCTCGAAGGTGAGCACGTATTGGAAATTGCCCCACACTGGAATTGGCAAGGGCGAGAAGGCGAGGCGATCGAGGTATTGGGAATCAGCAATGCCGAGGAACTGGAACTCATCTTAAACGGGAAATCGCTGGGCCGCAAAACAGTCGATCCTTATGAGTTGGTAAGCTGGTCGGTGGCCTACGAACCCGGTGAGTTACTGGCAATCGCTTACTGCCAAGGTCGCGAGGTTGCTCGGAAAACGGTGAAAACCACCGGTCCTGCCAGCCAGATTGAATTGAGCTCCGATCGTGCGTCGCTAAGTGGTGATGGTGTGGATACGCTTCCCATCACTGTGGCCGCTCTGGACGATACTGGACTCTTCGTGCCAACTGCTAACCAGCGAGTTGAGTTCAGCATCGAAGGTCCGGGCAAGATCATCGGTCTTGGAAATGGCGACATCAATTCCCACGAACCCGAAAAGGGCCGCCGTCGCAGCCTCTACAACGGGCTTGCCCAAGTGATCGTGCAAACAGACCCCAGTAGTTCCGGAGCGATTACGGTGACCGCCTACTCAAACGGCCTGATTGCTGGGAAATTCAGCATCCCCGTGGAGCAGGTCGAGCAGCCCGCTCGTGTGGCGATTCCTGAAAGCTCTGACGTGAAGTAG
- a CDS encoding helix-turn-helix transcriptional regulator: protein MADDASEKLEKLISRLGIPSDPLLSDRKGELILPENIICFQHDSAAKLNQPADGRALHHRFVLILALSGGATVCVEDKAVRLKEGRGMLVFPFQFHHYTDPQGEDLKWLFVTFEAKDATELEHLRYRSFKLDESLLTLGEDLVETYLGKDNNDLLVMRLGLMLGVIRRLSGRSLSKLPESTVEGIVPSVNLAALNSKDQPTVEEIAASLGISVSHLRASFRASCGISLGRHLRRLRVEEACRLLRVTKKSVAEIADECNFNSIDSFSRCFRSVLGVTPLAYRKSSEK, encoded by the coding sequence ATGGCAGACGACGCTTCCGAAAAACTCGAAAAACTTATCTCCCGACTAGGCATACCAAGCGACCCTTTGCTAAGCGATCGCAAGGGAGAGCTGATACTTCCGGAAAATATCATTTGTTTCCAACACGATTCGGCGGCCAAGTTGAACCAGCCTGCCGACGGCCGGGCATTGCACCACCGTTTCGTGCTCATCCTCGCGCTTTCTGGTGGAGCTACCGTCTGCGTAGAAGACAAGGCCGTTCGGCTGAAGGAAGGACGTGGCATGCTGGTATTCCCTTTCCAGTTCCACCACTATACCGATCCGCAGGGCGAGGACTTGAAATGGCTTTTCGTGACCTTCGAAGCCAAAGACGCAACGGAACTCGAACACCTGCGCTACCGATCCTTCAAGCTCGACGAGTCCCTGCTGACGCTAGGCGAGGACCTCGTCGAAACTTATCTGGGAAAGGACAACAACGACCTGCTCGTGATGCGTCTTGGGCTCATGCTGGGGGTCATTCGCCGCTTGAGTGGGCGTTCGCTTTCCAAGCTGCCCGAATCGACGGTAGAGGGTATCGTGCCCAGCGTTAACTTGGCGGCTTTGAACTCGAAAGATCAGCCCACGGTGGAGGAGATCGCGGCCTCGCTCGGCATTAGCGTAAGCCACCTGAGAGCCTCGTTTCGGGCTTCTTGTGGGATTAGTTTGGGTCGGCATCTGAGGCGGCTTCGCGTGGAAGAAGCTTGTCGTCTTTTACGCGTAACCAAGAAGTCTGTGGCAGAAATCGCGGACGAGTGTAATTTCAACTCCATCGATAGCTTCAGCCGCTGCTTCCGCTCCGTTTTAGGCGTTACGCCCTTGGCCTATCGCAAATCGTCAGAGAAGTAA
- a CDS encoding class I SAM-dependent methyltransferase, with protein MKVIIGAGEQRWGGWIPTQGEELNLLDENTWEAFFGEQQAEAFLCEHVFEHITVEEARHAAGLIKRYLKTGGFIRLAVPDKHFPNEEYQRTVQVGGPGPLDHPAADHKVVYGYKEFSEVFEQAGFAVSLLEYHDEHGVFHTTDWDVDVAPIFRSSKLDPRNQGGVIGFASIIIDARKTG; from the coding sequence GTGAAAGTCATTATCGGAGCGGGCGAGCAAAGGTGGGGTGGTTGGATTCCTACTCAAGGGGAGGAGCTTAACCTCTTGGATGAAAATACGTGGGAGGCATTTTTCGGGGAGCAACAAGCCGAAGCCTTTCTTTGCGAGCATGTATTCGAGCACATTACGGTAGAGGAAGCCCGCCATGCGGCTGGTTTGATTAAACGCTACTTAAAGACGGGCGGATTCATTCGCCTAGCGGTTCCGGATAAGCACTTCCCCAACGAGGAGTATCAGAGGACCGTACAAGTAGGTGGACCCGGGCCGCTTGATCACCCGGCTGCCGACCACAAGGTAGTTTATGGATACAAAGAGTTCAGTGAGGTCTTCGAGCAAGCAGGATTTGCGGTATCGCTTCTCGAGTACCACGACGAACATGGTGTCTTTCACACAACGGATTGGGATGTCGACGTGGCCCCGATATTTAGGTCTTCGAAACTCGATCCTAGAAATCAGGGCGGTGTAATTGGCTTTGCGTCTATCATCATCGATGCGAGGAAAACCGGCTGA